The Oncorhynchus masou masou isolate Uvic2021 chromosome 6, UVic_Omas_1.1, whole genome shotgun sequence genome has a window encoding:
- the LOC135542752 gene encoding small integral membrane protein 11-like: MDHMINWKALDNVPLLFYILALKTLVLCLGFAGVKIYQAKKEEAKLKIQRAEQRRIAEQVQELLDNELLDNKKDD, translated from the exons ATGGACCACATGATCAACTGGAAG GCGTTGGACAATGTCCCTCTGCTCTTCTACATCCTGGCATTGAAGACCCTGGTCTTGTGCCTGGGCTTTGCTGGAGTGAAGATCTATCAGGCTAAGAAGGAAGAGGCCAAGCTGAAGATACAGAGGGCAGAGCAGAGGAGGATAGCGGAGCAGGTGCAGGAGCTCCTGGATAACGAGCTCCTGGACAACAAGAAGGATGACTGA